The DNA segment CTAACGCGAACCAAGTGTCCAGATCGGCTTAGGGTAAAGCTTGACTACGGCTACGGTAGatggaatgtatcatgttttgTGGAATCTCACAACCACGATCTGATGCCACCATAATTTGCGCATCTGGTTCCGGCCAATCATCGTCTCACTGTCACTGATAAAGTCCAAGTGGAAAATCTTCATAATTTTGGTGTCAAGACCTGCCATATTATGGGGATATATTGCATTCCAAAAGGGTGGATATCGTCATACTGGCTTCACACGCGAAGATTTGTACAACCACATTGATCGTTATCGtcggttaaaagttaaaatcggGGATGCCAATGCGGCAATAAACTATTTGATTGGCAAGTCAAACAATGATCCGCTGTTCTTTGGAAAGTATACGTTCACTAATGACGAAAGGCTTGAGCATATTTTTTGTGCAGATGGGCAGTCAATTATCGACTATCACTGTTTTGGAGATATTGTTGCCTTTGATTTAACCTACAAGAAGAATAAATACAACAAGCGTTTGGTCATTTTCTCCGGATGCAATTTTTGGCTCTGGCCTACTATCCGACGAAACCACAGAGACGTATAAGTGGTTGTTGGAAACCTTTGTTGAAGCGATGGGTGGCAAAAGTCCTAAAGCAGTAATAACGGACGGAGACCTTGCCATGCGAGATGCAATCAAGAATGTTCTTCCTGATGTGACCCATCAGTTATGCGGATGGCATATGCAGAGAAATGcatatgaaaatataaaaaatccgAATTTCCTGCGCAATTTTAAGGGTCTTATATACGACAACAACGACCACAGAGACTTTGATCGGAGATGGGCAGCGATTTTGGATAAGTTTTTTGGCTATATAAGGACGACGTCACAGTGCGAAGGTATAAATTCTTTCATCAGGTTTTATGTCAATCGCAAGAACACCCTCATTGACTTCATGCACAACCTGGATAGGGCCTTAAAGGAGTATAAAAATAACGAATTAATTGCTGACTTTACGTCTCAGTGCTCAGAGCCAGTGATGATTACCTCGTTGGAGGTATATGAAAGCTCTGCATCATGTTATTTCACTCGAAATATTTTTAACGAAATTCGTAATGAGATTCAGAGGGCAGGGGCTTTGAACATCAAGGTACTAAGCACAACCTTCGACAAGGTAGAGTTCAGTGTGACTGCTCTCAGAGACCCGGCCAAAGATCGACGGGTGTTAGTCGATAGAAGTAAGAATCTGTTCTCGTGCTCGTGCAAGTTGTTTACATCAAGTGGTATTCCCTGTAGTCATGTTTTCTGTGCCATGAAGTTCGAAAACATACTTGAATTTCCAGATTCGTTGATCTACAAAAGGTAGACAAAGAATGCAAAGAATGAATTTATTAGCACAGAAATGCCCATGAATGATGACGTCGAAAGGGTGTTAAAGTTTCGAGTTGGTGAATTGGCATCGAATTGCAACAAGCTGTGTGATATTGCTTGCAAGGATCTTGCAGACTTTGATGAAGTCCAGTCTGAACTTGTGAAGTTAGTTATCTGCTTGCAGTCACGCAAACAAGGCAAGTCAACTCCTAATGTTAACGTGGAAGGCATCAACGATCCCTTTGTTGTCAAAAGCAAAGGTGCCCCTTCGAAGAGGTTTTcttggaggaagaagagagcATGCTCTAATTGCCACAAGTACGGTCATTACTACAAGCGCTGTCCAGATCTGATGCAGCATAGTGTGCAAAGTAACCCTTGCGATCGATCAGAGACCAATGCATCAGCCAAGGACTCAAGGTTTTAGTCCAGAAAGGTTTTCTAATTCTTCGAGGTCGTTCTCAGTTAAGTCCGAACACCATTCAGGAGCTAAGACCAAGGTacgaattttttattctaactAAGTTCATGCTGTGAAAATCTTCTTCGATGGGTGTCCCTTTAAAAACAACTAAACTATGTGCATGTATTGCTCTGTTTGCATAGCCTTTTAAAAAGGGTGGAACAAGAAAATTTACGACGATGGGTATGAGGAACCGAAAGGGTAATGACAACACGTTTGATGTGGTAATTTTAGTGAAAGTAAACCTCTAATTTTCGTGACATGAATTGGGTAAATTAATGCAgctgttcttcttcttgtttaaaaaaaaaattataaaacagcGGAGCCTCCATGAAAGCAGCGAATCCATTGACATCGCGTACATGAATggatttttcaacaaaaatacctACTCGTTAACATAGGTGCGATGCCTAAAACTCCTTTTAACCACTCTATGATGAATGACCATTATCATTTTATGCATGATTATGGGTTCTGATTGGAGATAATCATTTGATAACCAAATGAAGGAGTCAAAGCATGACATGGGACATTCACTCACAACCTATGAATGCTATAATGATGTCATCGATGAAAAATGTGACACACCACATGTGCAGAACGATGTCCAAGATCCGTTACCCTCTTCAATGGATTGTGGAAACAAACAAGGATCGTACATGACATTGTTTGCGTCGATGCATAGGACATTTTGAACAATTAGAAGAATTAGGCTTCTAAAATTATTCCATTGCAAATATTTCGTTCTATAAGCATGATTTATCCAGATTAAATGACCGTAATGTATTTGCCGTTGCTTGGTATTGAGGAGTTTTAATTTGTAGATATTTACGTTAACTGTGAATATGTCCATTAGGATGATAATTATGTTCAATAATATGTATGTATTTTGCTTAGACTGTTGTATTTTAGTTCCAGTTAATTGTGGTTGAATTTGGGGTGAGGAGTTCCTACTATTGTGATTATGCAATACAGTTGATCAATTACACATGTGTTAATGGATTTTTTCCCTTACTTAGTGCATTTGATTTTACCAACCAAATTATTAGATTGAATGGTTAACTTCGTAGTCTCCAGGGTATAATTGTTCGTTGATGATTGTTATTCTCTTTTGTTACTTTCAGGTTGTGAATCTCGTTTGTTAATTTGAATTTCCTATTGTCATAGCAAATATTTTCGAAGAGAAATGGCTCCCTAGGTATGAAAGCAGTTTCAAATATAGCGAGTGTTTCTTGTACCTTTTTACGGGATTCGTTATGTGTCATCTATTATATATAAAGCGAAAAACTTAAACATACACACATTTATATTTGACCATATCATAGTTTCAATTATTAGGCACAATAACATTTTGAAGTTGTTGATGTTAGATATTGATAGAATTTAACATTAGGAACAAACACAGTTTGAAACCACAAGGGACATTTCCTTGTGCATTAGCGAATCTTTCTCTGCTTTCAGCTATTTGACTACAGCAAGACTTTAATAGGCAGTGTTTTGCTTCATTGGATTTCCGCCTCAACGTTTCCATAATGTGTTCATCTGGCATCCGTAAGATTGTAGAGTATTATTACctgatattaaaaattaataaacaatCACTGTAACAAAAGCATATGTGAAAACAGTTCAAGAAAGCATGACTGCAAGATTATAATTACATGATTCATCCAGCCATTTGAACATGCAACTCACACATGTAGTAGGAGGAAAGGCCAAAACCCACAATCGcatcttgcaaaaaaaaattaaagtcgTGATCATTTTATATTAAGCATACGAATCTCATATAGCACTTATACAAGCATCAGATACTATGAATTAACAAAGACATTACAACAACAACCtagtgttttaatttatattaacaaGTTTGTTATCGATTTTAAAAACCCAACCATTATTCGTTTGTGGATATAAACTACATACGTAAAATTTATCCATTCCGATACTAACCAATTTTTGAGAAGGCGTCGCAGCATCAATCAGACACACGTTTGGTCCAACTCCGGCTCCTCCTCATGAATGTAGTTGAGAATGTGTTAGAATAATTACCAGTAAGACATTCTGTGTTAATTAATATTAAGCTACTAGCAGTATAACAAAATcagtttctattttttaatttgtaacaaaGGTCATGGACAACCGTTAAATCCGATATCGTAGGAACTACCAGCCGAAAATAAGAAGATATCAGTGTTTGGCTGAATGAAGGTTGGCACAGAATTGATGAGTTGCTAAGATTAAAGCATGGATATTTTGTGGTTTCTAAGCGTAGCAGTTaatacaaattcaaattcatggTGATTCGTTTGAGTACCTCAGAGATTGATTATTCAAGTTTGAGAAATTTTTGTAACGATCGCCATCGTCCGAATCGGAAAATCATTTCCCACACAGCAGTGATCGTCATGAAAACTtttcaaactcgaataatcaaCCTCGGAGTCACCCTAATGGATCACAACGAATTTAAACTAGGATTTACCGTAACACGTACATACCACAAAATACACAAACTTTAATCTCTGTAACTCGAGAACTCTATACCAAACATTCATTCAACCAAACACTAACCTCTTCTTTCTTACTCTCTTTTGCGTTTATTTCATTTCCGGTTGGTAATTCCAACGAATTTGAGTTTAATAATATGTTCCACCAAACAagttaataaacaaaattaatacaGCACAATGTAAATTAACTACTGCTTAAGCTTACCTGTGTTCCAGTATTGGTCTTCACAGATTCTTCGTGTGCCACCAAAGGTTATTAACCATCATCGTCACTATTGTTCTCTATGCTAAGTCATCCGTATTTGTTTTTTCGAATAGCCCTTGACCTGATCTTTGATCCCAGTACCATCATGATTGCACAAACAACGATTCAGAAAACTCAGCACGACAGCTATACACAATTGATGAagcaaaaaaatcaattaattcagTAAACCTAAAAAAAGGATCCACCAAACTGCTACTTACCCTGTTGCCTTTGGGTTTTAGGTTCTTCATCAATTTCCTTTCCCATTGGACACAACCTACTCCGTGGTGTTTCCAATGTTTCAACCGTTGTCCATCTGATgtcaaattgattaaaaaaatcaagcAAATGAGAAACACACAAATCCTTATACCTTATAATGTACAAAGTCAAACATGTTAATCCAAGGGAGACGAATGAGTTCTTACAATGAAGATATGCACTTGAATGCCCGAAAGGTACTCACCACCATGAACATAATAGGGCTGAGGAGATAGGATGATGATATAAAAGTATGTGGTGACCTACTTTGTTTATGATTATGGATCACCCTCTGATTACATGTGCTTAAGGaccttaagaaaaaaaaaatacacactcCTCATTGGACTTGGAACCTAGCAGAGATGTAAGCCCAACTACAATAAATTACCAAGCCTTGAGTCATTAAAAAAACTGCAgttgtgctattttattgattgattgggctggattaattttttaatcttatgTTCAagtaccaaaatagaaaaacatttttcattaaaCCAAGCTAAAAAAAAGTTACATTAACAAAAACATGCGGTTCTCTTGTCTTTCTCACTGATTGggccatat comes from the Arachis duranensis cultivar V14167 chromosome 7, aradu.V14167.gnm2.J7QH, whole genome shotgun sequence genome and includes:
- the LOC107458172 gene encoding protein FAR1-RELATED SEQUENCE 5-like, which codes for MSIKEDDMKNDSDNDLGDDFDYQPNAEDDAEDDDVDSLDSTSKSEEVCGVKRIADLMVEDIWSLEFRTEDEACQVYNAYSCWDGFVMRKDDMVRDNQGRIISRQYVCNKESWRNMRYLDLDDRTRETRSLTRTKCPDRLRVKLDYGYGRWNGGYRHTGFTREDLYNHIDRYRRLKVKIGDANAAINYLIGKSNNDPLFFGKYTFTNDERLEHIFCADGQSIIDYHCFGDIVAFDLTYKKNKYNKRLVIFSGCNFWLWPTIRRNHRDV